The DNA region GGGCACGTCTCCTGGCAGCTTTCGTATGCCCAGGGGAATTCAGCCCGCAGGCGGCTGTAGCTCCATTTGAGGCGATTACAGGCAATCGGCAGTTCGGTCAGCTCTACCGCTGCTAATAAAGGCAAGATGTAGGCATCGAAGCCATCGCTGACGATGGCCACACCGATGCCTTGGTGATGACAGTAGGCTATAAGCTCTCGGACATACGGTCGTAGGCCAATAGTTTGTGCGAACGCAGCGATTTCCTCGGGTGTAAGCTCGGGCGGGAGTTCCTGGATGGCCTGGCGATAGTACTCCAGAACGGAGAGTTGGCACTGTTGCAGGCGTTGCTCTAATTCCTGAGCTCGGCTGCTGTAGCGGCGGAGTAGAGTGGTGCCGATGTCGGCTAGAGTAAGGGTCCCGTCGAAGTCGCAGAAGAGGACTGCTCGAAGGTCATCTGCGAAAGGGTATGAGCCGGGTAGCTCAACCATATTGGTAGAATCCTTGGCCAGAGACTCGACCGAGGCGGTTAGCACGGACGTACTGTCGCAGGAGTACGCAGGTTCGGTAGCGCTCTTGCCGATACTCCTCGTGGAGTGCATCCAAGATGGCAACGATGGTATCCAGGCCAATCTCATCAGCCCATTCCAGTACGCCCTTCGGATAATTTGTCGCCAGCCGCATGGCGGTATCAATGTCGTTCGGCTCAGCAACGCGCTCCAGAACTGTGAAAGCCCCCTCGTTGATGAGCAGCGCTAAGATGCGTGGGATGATCAAGCCAACGCGGTCAGCAACGACCTCCGTGCGGAATCCGAGCGAGGCAAAGAAGTCTTTGGCTGTTGCTAAGGCCTGATTTGAAGCCGTGAGTGCCGGAGCAATTTCCAGTATATCAGAGCTCTGGAAGACGCTAGGTAGGCCGTTGAAGGCAACAACCTCAGGGTATTGGAGAGCTGCAGCGCATGCCGTGGCCGTCTCTGTGAGCCCAGACCGCAGCCAGAGTGCTCGAGGATACCGCCTCTGGAGGTTCTGGAGGGAGTTCAGTCGCTGTCGAGTAGACAGCAGGCAAGGGTCGATGACGACGGTGGGAACGTAGTCTGGCAATTGCTCCTCTGAGAGGCATTCCTGTCGTAGCTTCTCCCATAGCTCACGCCATGGTGAGGCCGCAATCTCGTCTGAAGAGGCGAGGGCGACAGGGATCTCGTATTGGCGGCACCTTTCGGTGATTTCTTGAGCTTTTCTCGGGTGCTCTGTCAGGATTCCAACGACGATGACGCTGAAAGTGGATGCCATCAGAGGCTCCTTCTCCTCAGGCACCTGCGCGAAACTACGGTAATTTTGACACTGGGTGCTAAGCTTGCTTTAGCGATGGAGGGATCGGACAGTCAGCGGAAAAGTTTAGTCCAGCGTCTAGCCGTTGCTGCTGTGGGAATTCCTCTTGTGGTGGGAGCTGTCCTTATAGGTGGGTGGGTCTTCGCAGGATTAGTAGCTGTAGTAGCAGGGATTGCAGCTTGGGAGTACGGACAGCTCATGCAGCGGCGTGGAGTTCTTCCTCAGTGGTCATTACTCGTTGGGGGGGCAGTCGCCCAGAACTTACTGACGTTTGCTCTTGGCAGTCCCCTGGTAGCTTTAGGAATCCTCGGCCTCTCTATCGTTTTGCTCGCTTGGGGCATGGCTCTATGGTGGTGGCGTGGCTCCCCGCTGCTCAACACTGCTTCCACAGTCGCTGGAGTCTGCTATGTAGGAGGGCTGTTGAGCACGCTTATTCCACTGCAGTGGGTGAGAGGAGGGATAGAGGTGCCTGGTGGGATGGTACTTCCTCTCTTAGCGGCTATATGGGTCGGGGACACAGCGGCCTACGCTGTCGGCTGTCGGTGGGGGCGCTATCCGCTAGCACCCAGGGTTAGCCCGAGGAAGACATGGGAAGGTGCAGTGGCCTGTTTCATCGGAACGGCCTTAGCTTTTTGGGGGCTCTTGCAGTGGTGGATGCCGGCATTTCCGGGAGGTGAGGCGCTCGCACTCGGCATGTTCCTCGGTGTGGTGGGGCAAGTCGGCGATCTCGCAGAATCGCAGCTCAAGCGGGATGTAGCGGTCAAGGATTCCTCCGCTCTTCTGCCAGGACATGGAGGCATGTTGGATCGGATTGACAGCCTCCTGTTCGCTACGCCTTGCCTTTACGCTTGGCTTGCGCTGCGAGGGTGGATTGGTTGATACGAGGGAGCTGCTACGTTCGTCGCTACTCTTACCCACTTTTGCAAGTCGCGCATGGTAGTTCTCCTGCTCGTAGCTGCTAGTGCCCTCTCGGTGAATGCGCAAGTGGGGATTCTACAGGGGAGTGTCCAGGACACCGCTGGGACCCCGCTGCCAGGGGTAACGCTCCAGGTAAAGCCGCTTGGCAAGGGGACGGTGACTCGAGCACGTGGCGAGTTCCGTATGGAGCTGCCACCAGGCCGGTATCGCCTGGAAGCGCGCCTACTGGGTTATGAGCCTGAGAGTGTTGAAGTGCAAGTCGCTGCTGGATCAGTACAGACACTTCGGCTGTCACTGCGTCAGCGAGTTATCCCGTTAGCTGGCATCCAGGTCACTGGGCGCCAACCATTTCAAGCCCCTGAGGATACGCGGCCGAGTCTTATAGCTGTGGAGCCTCGACAGGTCAAGTACCGAGCGGGTGCTGTAGAGGATCTCCTGCGTACGCTGCAGGCACTCCCGGGCGTCATTGCTGTCAATGACTTCTCGTCGCAGCTCGTTATCCGGGGTTCCACGCCGGACCAGAATCTCATCCTCATTGACGGCTTTGAGGTCTTCAACCCTTACCGACTCTACGGGCTCGTTTCGATGTACAATCCAGAGACGCTTGCAGAAGTCCAGCTCTTGACGGGAGGATTTCCAGCGCAGTATGGGGATCGGCTCTCAGCGGTGCTGGACGTAACGAACCGGAGCGGGAATCGGCAGCGTCCATTTCAGGCACGATTTGCAGCGAGCGTCGTCAATGCCAACACGGTAATGGAGGGGCGACTGCCCTTTTGGGAAGGGTCATGGTTGGTAAGCTCTCGCCGAACGTACTACGACCTCGTCGTTGGTCCTGTTATCCGAGCGCTGAAGCTAGTAGATGGTGATGTCGCGCTACCCAACTTTGGGGATATCCAGGCAAAGCTGACACTTCTCCCTGCAGCGTCGCATATCCTTTCTGCACTTGCCATCCTGAACCGGGACAATACTGAGCTGACGACGGGTGCACAGCGTCCACGCCCAGACAGCATCAGCCTGTTGGATAAGTCCTACAACATGCTCTACGGGCTGGCATGGCAGTGGCAGCTCCAGCCGGGATGGATGTCACGCCTCCAGCTCTCTGCGTACAGTAACCATGGCAGTGGTCAGTTTGGTGGGGAAGGGGGAAGCGAGTTCTTGCTGGGGAGAGAAGACCCAACCCTGGAAGACTTCCGGCACCTCCAGGACTCGCTGCGACGGTTGGGAATAGAGGTGCCTCGGCTGTTCAGTGTAGAGGGTGGAGGTTCGTTCGCGTTTCGGCGTTATGGTCTTCAGTGGGAGAGCCTGTGGGAACCTTCAGCACAACACCGCCTCCAATGGGGAATTGGGGCCGACTGGATTCACAACGTGCTGAGCTTCCGGTTTGAGTTGGATCCGCGGCTTAAGGCTATTCGAGCCAACAATCCCCAAATACCGGAACTCCCTGAGTCGTATGCAACAGCCATAGCCTATCCCCGGCTGAGCGCCTACGTGCAGGATCGAATTCGGCTATCGGCAGCGCTGACCTTAACGCTAGGGCTGCGATGGGACTACTTTGGCTTCCTACGCAAGGGAGTTGTTTCGCCACGTCTCGCTCTATCGTATGCCCTTTCTGCGAGCACCACACTACGGTCCGCATGGGGACTCTACTACCAATCCCCTGGCTATGAGAAGCTGTTGGATCGGCAGGTATTCCTGGATTTCACCCATCCGCGGGCGCGTACACTTAAGCCCGAAGCAGCGGCCCACGCGGTGGCAGGGGTAGAGCATATGCTGAATCCAGAGTGGCAGCTCCGTATAGAGGGCTACTACAAGCGCTTCTGGAACCTCATTGTGCAAGAGCGGCTCCCTGGGACGGTTTGGGTAACCTCGTTGCGACCAGGGATGGACCCTCGAAGGCCTGAGAGTTGGACCTCACCTGTTCCCGTTCCTGGGGACTCTGTCACCGTGATTCCTGTGAATGGCGCCACAGGGGATGCTTACGGGGTGGAGATCCTCCTGCAGAAGCTCTACAACTTCGGCAGTCCAGTGTATGGCTGGGTCTCGTATGCTCTTTCGTGGGCATATCGGGAACAGCAGGGGATCCGCTATCCCTTCAGCTACGATCGGCGTCATGTTGTGAATGTCGTGCTGGGATGGCGCATTGCTCCTTGGCTGGAGCTGAATGCAACCTGGACGTACGGTACGGGCTTTCCCTGGACAGCTCCGGTTGGCGTTAAGCCGCGAGTTGTGGTAGAGCAGGACTCCACTGGGGCCCCGCGCGCCAGAGTTGACTACGATTGGCGTGGGGTTGCGTTCGTTGCGGACCGTGGGGGGTTGGGTAACCTTAACCGCGTACGACTGCCGGACTACCATCGCTTGGACGTCCGTTTGACCACCTACGCTCAGTGGTTCGGTAAGGAGTGGAGCCTTTACGTAGACATCGCTAACCTCTACAACCGGGCCAACGTCCTAGCGATCAGTTACCGTGTCAACCCGGAGACGCTCGCGATCGAAGAACGCCCCGTCCGGATGTTGCCTATTCTGCCTACTTTTGGAGTTACCGTGCGGCTCTAGATCGGGAAGACTCGACGGCCCGAGAGCGGCTCGAATAGACACCATGCGGTCTGGTGGAGATAGAGTGGGAGCCGCTCTCCAATGCGTGGGCTGGGTTCATGGACCGGGAGGCGCACTAAGAGCGGAGGTGTGGCGACTGCCGGGTGGGAGACAGCAACGACGAGTTCATGTCCGCCATACTCTACTCCTTCGACGCGAACTTGCCCGAATAAGTACCAATCTGGCTGTGAACGAAAGGTGAGCGCTTCGGCGCGGGCACCTAAGAGCCACTCTGAGCCCTCGGGCAATGTAACCGGTAAGGGAACATGGCCTTCGCTGTCCGGAAAGTGGAGGCTTCCACTCTGGACGTAGGTCCTCAGGAGGTTCATTGGCGGGGACCCAATGAAGCGGGCAACGGTGACAGATGTAGGCCAGTTGTAGAGCTCGGCTGGTGGCGCTACCTGGAGCAGCCGTCCTCCGGAGAGCACTGCAACCCGGTCTCCCAGCGATAGTGCCTCTATTTGGTCGTGGGTGACGTAGAGGGCTGTAATCCCTAAGGTGCGCTGTAGGGTGGCGAGCTCAGCTCGCATCGCTGAGCGGAGCTGGGCATCTACGTTGGAGAGTGGCTCATCGAAGAGGAATAGGCGCGGTGAACGGACTAAGGCCCGGCCTAAAGCGACGCGCTGGCGTTGACCACCGGAGAGCTGCCGGGGATATCGTTCCAGGAGCTCCACAATCCCGAGTAGCTGAGCTATCTCTTGGACCCGATTGGCAATGGCTGCTCGGTTCCATCGGCGTAGTCGGAGTGGGAAGGCAAGGTTCTCGAAGACTGTCAGGTGCGGGTAGAGGGCGTAGTTCTGAAAGACCATCCCGACATCTCGGGCATGCGGCGGCAGGTGAAGGATAGAATGCCCATCGAAGAGGATATCCCCACTGGTTGGCTCCTCAAGGCCTGCGATGAGTCGTAGCACCGTCGACTTACCACTCCCGGAGGGTCCAACGATAGTGAGGAACTCCCCGGGTTCTACGGTCAGGGTAAGTGTCTCTACAGCCGTCGTCTCCCCAAAGCGCTTTGTTACGTGCTGAAGCTGAAGTCGGGTCATAGAGTTTAAGAGATGGTCCTGCGCAAGCGGGCCAATTGCTGGAAAAGTTCGCGTTCCTGCGGTGTCAAATTCCGGGGCAGTTCTACTTCCAGCCGCACATAGAGGTCGCCACGCTGCTTGGGGTTGTCGTAGATTGGCATGCCTTGCCCGCTGAGGCGGAGGAGCTTGCCGGGCTGCGACTCAGGAGGGATGCGGAGTTGAAGCATCTTCCCATCCAGTGTCCGTAGTGTGGCAGTTCCGCCGAGAACCGCTGTGTATAGGTCTACCGTCAGGGTCGTGTAGAGATCATTGCCACGGCGCTCAAAGCGGGCATGGGGAAGGACGCGCACGGTAAGCAAGAGATCACCCGAAGGGCCACCCCCGTATCCCGGGGTTCCTTTGCCTGGAATTTTCAGCACATGCCCATCGGGAATTCCAGGGCGGATCTGGATTTCAATCGTCTTGTCGCCAACTCGGAGCCTGCGTTGAGTTCCGGAAAAAGCCTCCTCCAAGGAGATCTCTACCGTTGCCGTATAGTCTTCGCCTCGGAGGCTGCCAGGATAGCTCCGACGTGTGCGACGTGTTTGGGTCGTCGTGCCACCACCGAAGAGACGTTCAAAGAACTCAGAGAATCCTGTGCTGAAGAGCTCCTCGAGGTCGGGGAAATCTTCCGTCACGAACCGAATCCGGGTGGGACCAGGAGTTGCAGAAGTCCAAGGGGACCAATCGAAAAACTCCACACGACGACCACTCTGCTGGAACTCTTTCCACTGGGCGTAGAGGCGATCATACTTTGCGCGCTTCTCGGGATCTGCTAGCACTTCGTAGGCCTCAGCAATCTCTTTGAAGCGCTCCTCAGCAGCCTTGTCTCCAGGATTGCGGTCGGGATGGTACTGGAGAGCTAATCGTCGGTAGGCTTTCTTGATCTCCTCAGAGCTGGCCGTTGGCTGAACCCCCAGGATGCTGTAGTAGTCTTTGAACTCCATATGCTAGCTGCTCGAGCCGCTGACCTGCTATGAACAAGACGCAGGAGGATTTGCACCGATTGCAGCTATGAAGCGCCGGACGGGGACGAGCTCCAGACGCTCGCCATCAAAGCTAGCGAAGAGGGGTTCCTCGGTCAGCCAGCCACCGGGATTAACGTACCAGCCATTGCCAAGTGCCTTGAGAACTGGGTAGTGACTGTGTCCCAAGACGACGACGTCATAGCCCTCCGCGAGCTTCCGGGCAGCAAAGGCTTCTAAAGAAGCCACGAGACGCTGAGGTGGAAGCGCAGTGTGCCGCCGGCTGGCGCGTGAGACCCACTGGGCCAGTTGAATGCCTATGTCGGGATGGAGTAAACGGTAGAGCGACTGGGCCCAACGGCTATGGAGGAGAGAGCGTAGGAGCTGGTAGCCTCGGTCTTCGGGCATGGTGCCATCGCCGTGGGCGATGTAGAATCGCCTGCCATTCCACAAACATCCTATCCCCTCCCGTTTCGGCTCAATCCCGAGCTCCTCCTCAAAGAAGCGCCAGTGCCCGAAGTCATGGTTACCAACGATGTAGTCAATACTGACCCCCTGTCGCCGCAGAGTTCCCAGAACTGCCACGGTATCCCAGAAGAGTTTCGGAATGACAGTCCGGTAGTCGAACCAGAAATCGAAGAGATCGCCGATGATGACCACGTGCGAGTAGCGGGAAGGCAAGCAGAGGAGGAAAGTGGTCAGGAGTTCTGCCCTCCGCCGCTGCTCGGCACGGCTGCCGCAGCCCAGGTGAACATCCCCAAAGAAGCAGACGTGAGCCATTCCGCTATCTGTTGCAAACTACGTACTTTCGTGCTAGGGGATGTCTGAGGGCAGATCCGTATCACACGTTACGGGATAGGAATGCAACCCGATGAGATCATCCCTGACGTGCAGGACTACGATCCCTACCAGCGTCCCAGCTTCACGATTGGGATTGAGGAGGAGTACATGGTGCTGGATCCCGCGACGTGGGATCTGCGTTCCCACATTGGTATGGAGCTCTTGTCGCAAGGGCGGATGATTCTCCACGAGCATATCAAGCCTGAGCTGCACGGTTCTATTGTAGAGGTCGGCACAGGGGTCTGTCGTACGATTCAGGAGGCACGGGAGCAGTTAGTGAAAATTCGGTCTGTCGTGGCCTATCTGGCACGGCGAAATGGGCTGCTCATCGGCGCTGCTAGCACTCATCCGTTTGCTCGATGGCAGGAGCAAGAAATCTATCCCGACGAGCGCTATCTGGGCATTGTGGAAGATATGCAGATCCTAGCTCGATCGCTCCTCATCTTTGGGCTCCACATCCACATTGGGGTTGAGAATCGGGAGACCCAAATCCAGCTTATGAACGTTATGCGATACTTCTTGCCCCACGTTTTGGCGCTGTCGACGAATTCCCCGTTTTGGATGGGGATGAACACTGGACTGAAATCTTACCGCTCTAAAATCTTCGAGCGTTTCCCTCGGACGGCGCTCCCTGACTTCTTTGGGAGCTGGGCGGAATTTGAAAACTACGTCAAGCTGCTCATCCGCACTGGATGCATCGACAACGGCAAGAAGATCTGGTGGGACATCCGGCCACACCCATTCTTCCCAACGCTGGAGATTCGGATTTGTGACATCCCCATGCGAGTGGATGAGACAATTGCTATCACAGCCCTATGCCAAGCGATTGCAGCAAAGCTCTTCTCGCTGTACGAGAAAAACATGAGCTTCCGTATCTACCGCCGATCGCTCATCATGGAGAATAAGTGGCGGGCTGTTCGCTACGGACTAGACGGTAAGCTGATCGACTTTGGGAAGCAGCGCGAGTTCCCCGCGCGAGACCTCATCCGGGAATTGCTAGAGTTCGTTGATGACGTCGTTGATGAGCTGGGGACTCGGCGCGAGATTGAGTACATCT from Candidatus Kapaibacterium sp. includes:
- a CDS encoding HAD-IB family phosphatase, with the translated sequence MVELPGSYPFADDLRAVLFCDFDGTLTLADIGTTLLRRYSSRAQELEQRLQQCQLSVLEYYRQAIQELPPELTPEEIAAFAQTIGLRPYVRELIAYCHHQGIGVAIVSDGFDAYILPLLAAVELTELPIACNRLKWSYSRLRAEFPWAYESCQETCPSPYPCAACKRAALLSWTPPELPILYVGDGLSDLCPAYYADFVFARGELAKWCQQQGIGFFPYESLFDVRRTIDSLLHHRRLSPRYLPRQRRYQGWVAE
- a CDS encoding 3-hydroxyacyl-CoA dehydrogenase family protein; its protein translation is MASTFSVIVVGILTEHPRKAQEITERCRQYEIPVALASSDEIAASPWRELWEKLRQECLSEEQLPDYVPTVVIDPCLLSTRQRLNSLQNLQRRYPRALWLRSGLTETATACAAALQYPEVVAFNGLPSVFQSSDILEIAPALTASNQALATAKDFFASLGFRTEVVADRVGLIIPRILALLINEGAFTVLERVAEPNDIDTAMRLATNYPKGVLEWADEIGLDTIVAILDALHEEYRQERYRTCVLLRQYVRANRLGRVSGQGFYQYG
- a CDS encoding phosphatidate cytidylyltransferase codes for the protein MEGSDSQRKSLVQRLAVAAVGIPLVVGAVLIGGWVFAGLVAVVAGIAAWEYGQLMQRRGVLPQWSLLVGGAVAQNLLTFALGSPLVALGILGLSIVLLAWGMALWWWRGSPLLNTASTVAGVCYVGGLLSTLIPLQWVRGGIEVPGGMVLPLLAAIWVGDTAAYAVGCRWGRYPLAPRVSPRKTWEGAVACFIGTALAFWGLLQWWMPAFPGGEALALGMFLGVVGQVGDLAESQLKRDVAVKDSSALLPGHGGMLDRIDSLLFATPCLYAWLALRGWIG
- a CDS encoding TonB-dependent receptor; this encodes MVVLLLVAASALSVNAQVGILQGSVQDTAGTPLPGVTLQVKPLGKGTVTRARGEFRMELPPGRYRLEARLLGYEPESVEVQVAAGSVQTLRLSLRQRVIPLAGIQVTGRQPFQAPEDTRPSLIAVEPRQVKYRAGAVEDLLRTLQALPGVIAVNDFSSQLVIRGSTPDQNLILIDGFEVFNPYRLYGLVSMYNPETLAEVQLLTGGFPAQYGDRLSAVLDVTNRSGNRQRPFQARFAASVVNANTVMEGRLPFWEGSWLVSSRRTYYDLVVGPVIRALKLVDGDVALPNFGDIQAKLTLLPAASHILSALAILNRDNTELTTGAQRPRPDSISLLDKSYNMLYGLAWQWQLQPGWMSRLQLSAYSNHGSGQFGGEGGSEFLLGREDPTLEDFRHLQDSLRRLGIEVPRLFSVEGGGSFAFRRYGLQWESLWEPSAQHRLQWGIGADWIHNVLSFRFELDPRLKAIRANNPQIPELPESYATAIAYPRLSAYVQDRIRLSAALTLTLGLRWDYFGFLRKGVVSPRLALSYALSASTTLRSAWGLYYQSPGYEKLLDRQVFLDFTHPRARTLKPEAAAHAVAGVEHMLNPEWQLRIEGYYKRFWNLIVQERLPGTVWVTSLRPGMDPRRPESWTSPVPVPGDSVTVIPVNGATGDAYGVEILLQKLYNFGSPVYGWVSYALSWAYREQQGIRYPFSYDRRHVVNVVLGWRIAPWLELNATWTYGTGFPWTAPVGVKPRVVVEQDSTGAPRARVDYDWRGVAFVADRGGLGNLNRVRLPDYHRLDVRLTTYAQWFGKEWSLYVDIANLYNRANVLAISYRVNPETLAIEERPVRMLPILPTFGVTVRL
- a CDS encoding ABC transporter ATP-binding protein, with the translated sequence MTRLQLQHVTKRFGETTAVETLTLTVEPGEFLTIVGPSGSGKSTVLRLIAGLEEPTSGDILFDGHSILHLPPHARDVGMVFQNYALYPHLTVFENLAFPLRLRRWNRAAIANRVQEIAQLLGIVELLERYPRQLSGGQRQRVALGRALVRSPRLFLFDEPLSNVDAQLRSAMRAELATLQRTLGITALYVTHDQIEALSLGDRVAVLSGGRLLQVAPPAELYNWPTSVTVARFIGSPPMNLLRTYVQSGSLHFPDSEGHVPLPVTLPEGSEWLLGARAEALTFRSQPDWYLFGQVRVEGVEYGGHELVVAVSHPAVATPPLLVRLPVHEPSPRIGERLPLYLHQTAWCLFEPLSGRRVFPI
- a CDS encoding J domain-containing protein, whose product is MEFKDYYSILGVQPTASSEEIKKAYRRLALQYHPDRNPGDKAAEERFKEIAEAYEVLADPEKRAKYDRLYAQWKEFQQSGRRVEFFDWSPWTSATPGPTRIRFVTEDFPDLEELFSTGFSEFFERLFGGGTTTQTRRTRRSYPGSLRGEDYTATVEISLEEAFSGTQRRLRVGDKTIEIQIRPGIPDGHVLKIPGKGTPGYGGGPSGDLLLTVRVLPHARFERRGNDLYTTLTVDLYTAVLGGTATLRTLDGKMLQLRIPPESQPGKLLRLSGQGMPIYDNPKQRGDLYVRLEVELPRNLTPQERELFQQLARLRRTIS
- a CDS encoding UDP-2,3-diacylglucosamine diphosphatase, giving the protein MAHVCFFGDVHLGCGSRAEQRRRAELLTTFLLCLPSRYSHVVIIGDLFDFWFDYRTVIPKLFWDTVAVLGTLRRQGVSIDYIVGNHDFGHWRFFEEELGIEPKREGIGCLWNGRRFYIAHGDGTMPEDRGYQLLRSLLHSRWAQSLYRLLHPDIGIQLAQWVSRASRRHTALPPQRLVASLEAFAARKLAEGYDVVVLGHSHYPVLKALGNGWYVNPGGWLTEEPLFASFDGERLELVPVRRFIAAIGANPPASCS
- a CDS encoding carboxylate-amine ligase — protein: MQPDEIIPDVQDYDPYQRPSFTIGIEEEYMVLDPATWDLRSHIGMELLSQGRMILHEHIKPELHGSIVEVGTGVCRTIQEAREQLVKIRSVVAYLARRNGLLIGAASTHPFARWQEQEIYPDERYLGIVEDMQILARSLLIFGLHIHIGVENRETQIQLMNVMRYFLPHVLALSTNSPFWMGMNTGLKSYRSKIFERFPRTALPDFFGSWAEFENYVKLLIRTGCIDNGKKIWWDIRPHPFFPTLEIRICDIPMRVDETIAITALCQAIAAKLFSLYEKNMSFRIYRRSLIMENKWRAVRYGLDGKLIDFGKQREFPARDLIRELLEFVDDVVDELGTRREIEYIYEILEMGTGADRQLEIWRRTGSLQEVVRYIHQETMQGLVQDAASLVSMLHPVSAELLAKFERGA